A window from Pseudonocardia cypriaca encodes these proteins:
- a CDS encoding alpha/beta hydrolase family protein, producing the protein MRRLLAALPVVLMLLAGCAATPPPPPPPPPPAPVTPTVETTAGEWAGRIGIPGAPLEIGIRLRAENGGLHGEIDIPAQAIKAMPLSDVLLEGRELSFRLPDVGGDAWFRGTFETDGKSIPGAFTQFGQSFPLVLRPGPVAGRPQEPKPPFPYRAEDVKYPGQGVDVAGTLTLPQGPGPFTAVLLLTGSGAQNRDEELFGHKPFLLLADLLTRAGYAVLRVDDRGIGGSTGSLYDSDYDQLTGDAVAGVEFLRGRSEINRDKIGLLGHSEGGYLVPLVAQRTPVAFAIMMAGPAAPGEEVLVTQNQLLLQAAGAPPEVVSNQIAYVRTLVALLRAEDYQRARALAVRQLVSQAAGLPPEQQPAPEQLEAQVAATVNPYYRSWATHDPAPALQALRVPVLAFFGGADLQVPAGQNEPLMRSLLSGTPDATVRTLPGLNHLMQPAGSGGLDEYATIDTTIDPSALDLVRGWLTQRFPR; encoded by the coding sequence ATGCGCCGGTTGCTCGCCGCTCTACCCGTCGTGCTGATGCTGCTCGCGGGCTGCGCGGCGACGCCACCACCACCGCCTCCCCCGCCGCCTCCCGCCCCGGTGACGCCTACGGTCGAGACCACGGCAGGCGAGTGGGCCGGGCGGATCGGGATCCCCGGCGCGCCCCTCGAGATCGGCATCCGGCTGAGGGCCGAGAACGGCGGGCTGCACGGGGAGATCGACATCCCGGCGCAGGCGATCAAGGCGATGCCGCTCTCCGACGTCCTGCTGGAGGGCCGCGAGCTCTCCTTCCGCCTCCCAGACGTCGGGGGCGACGCCTGGTTCCGCGGCACCTTCGAGACGGACGGCAAGAGCATCCCGGGCGCGTTCACGCAGTTCGGGCAGTCGTTCCCGCTCGTGCTGCGCCCCGGACCGGTCGCGGGCAGGCCGCAGGAGCCCAAGCCGCCGTTCCCGTACCGCGCCGAGGACGTGAAGTACCCCGGCCAGGGCGTCGACGTCGCCGGCACGCTGACCCTCCCGCAGGGACCGGGCCCGTTCACCGCGGTCCTGCTCCTCACCGGCAGCGGCGCGCAGAACCGCGACGAGGAGCTGTTCGGGCACAAGCCGTTCCTGCTGCTCGCCGACCTACTGACGCGTGCCGGGTACGCGGTGCTCCGGGTCGACGACCGCGGTATCGGCGGGTCGACCGGATCGCTGTACGACTCCGACTACGACCAGCTCACCGGTGACGCGGTGGCCGGTGTCGAGTTCCTCCGCGGCCGGTCGGAGATCAACCGCGACAAGATCGGGCTGCTCGGGCACAGCGAGGGCGGCTACCTCGTGCCGCTGGTCGCGCAGCGCACCCCGGTCGCGTTCGCGATCATGATGGCCGGGCCGGCGGCGCCCGGCGAGGAAGTCCTGGTCACGCAGAACCAGCTGCTGCTGCAGGCCGCGGGGGCACCGCCCGAGGTGGTGTCGAACCAGATCGCGTACGTGCGCACGCTGGTCGCCCTCCTGCGGGCCGAGGACTACCAGCGGGCGCGCGCCCTCGCCGTGCGGCAGCTCGTGTCGCAGGCCGCGGGCCTCCCGCCGGAGCAGCAACCCGCCCCGGAGCAGCTCGAGGCCCAGGTGGCGGCCACCGTGAACCCGTACTACCGCTCGTGGGCCACGCACGACCCGGCCCCCGCGCTGCAGGCGCTGCGAGTGCCGGTGCTCGCGTTCTTCGGCGGCGCCGACCTCCAGGTGCCCGCCGGGCAGAACGAGCCGCTGATGCGCTCGCTGCTCTCCGGCACCCCGGACGCAACGGTCCGCACGCTCCCCGGGCTCAACCACCTCATGCAGCCGGCGGGCAGCGGCGGGCTCGACGAGTACGCCACCATCGACACGACCATCGACCCGTCGGCGCTCGACCTCGTGCGCGGTTGGCTCACCCAGCGTTTCCCGCGGTAG
- a CDS encoding helix-turn-helix transcriptional regulator, with protein MDRGELGDFLRSRRALLQPSDVGMPVGSRRRTPGLRRFEVAQLAGMSPDYLARLEQGRGAAPSVALVAALARALRLSRDERDHLFLLSGHHGPPAAGPDEHVSRVLLRLLDDLATLPALIASDLNVVLAQNALADALLGEQTGLSGYARSCTYRWFTDPTFRARQPVEDHEGESRAQVEDLRATVAARGGDRFATGLVRALRAASPEFRRLWARHDVAVRRSDSKRIIHPAAGLVELDFDVLATAEGQRLVVYSPAPGSEAVGKLELIAALGRERFDSAELRQTP; from the coding sequence ATGGATCGCGGCGAGCTCGGGGACTTCCTGCGCAGCAGGCGGGCGTTGCTGCAGCCCTCGGACGTCGGGATGCCGGTGGGGTCCCGGCGGAGGACGCCGGGCCTGCGGCGCTTCGAGGTCGCGCAGCTCGCCGGAATGTCACCGGACTACCTCGCCCGGCTCGAGCAGGGCCGGGGCGCGGCACCCTCGGTCGCCCTCGTCGCAGCCCTCGCCCGCGCCCTGCGGCTGAGCCGGGACGAACGCGACCACCTGTTCCTGCTCTCGGGGCACCACGGTCCGCCCGCTGCGGGGCCCGACGAACACGTCAGCCGGGTCCTGCTGCGCCTGCTCGACGACCTGGCCACCCTCCCCGCGCTGATCGCCTCCGACCTCAACGTGGTGCTCGCGCAGAACGCGCTCGCCGACGCGCTGCTCGGCGAGCAGACCGGACTGAGCGGCTATGCCCGCAGCTGCACGTACCGCTGGTTCACCGATCCGACGTTCCGCGCCCGCCAGCCGGTCGAGGACCACGAGGGCGAGAGCCGTGCCCAGGTCGAAGACCTCCGCGCAACGGTCGCGGCGCGAGGCGGGGACCGTTTCGCGACGGGGCTGGTCCGGGCCCTGCGCGCCGCGAGCCCGGAGTTCAGGCGGTTGTGGGCTCGACACGACGTCGCCGTCCGCCGCAGCGATAGCAAGCGGATCATCCATCCGGCCGCCGGGCTGGTCGAACTCGACTTCGACGTCCTGGCGACCGCCGAGGGGCAGCGGCTGGTCGTGTACTCACCCGCCCCCGGCAGCGAGGCAGTGGGGAAGCTCGAGCTGATCGCGGCGCTCGGCCGGGAGCGGTTCGACAGCGCGGAGCTGCGCCAGACCCCCTGA
- a CDS encoding SMP-30/gluconolactonase/LRE family protein, with protein sequence MRQKRNIPMRMSSSAAHVRVSSAVLGIALAAGTAFGAAACASAEPAASTGAPAPAGLIELAHVRVLAEFDESAGQNAESIALEPDGGAVIGMISARQVVRVRGDGGTEVLVTMPVPADGGGTTPVVGFPQVTGVARDQGGAVFFLYSAGRGGLTGIWRLAPGSTEPELIVPMPADTMPNALLIDQPGDRFLVTDSTGGRVWEAPLSGGEPSVWSADPTIAPSGFFGANGLKLHAGAVWVSNYDLGTIVRIPVEQSGAAGPAAVHATGLTGIDDFDFTGRGEEILAALNDTSELVGVAADGSHRVLLDGDDGLQGTTAVVVRGDSAFITNGALREGDRPALRVARLVGG encoded by the coding sequence ATGAGACAGAAGAGGAACATCCCGATGCGAATGTCGTCGTCTGCCGCGCACGTCCGCGTGTCGTCCGCCGTCCTCGGCATCGCGCTGGCGGCCGGCACGGCCTTCGGTGCTGCCGCGTGCGCGTCAGCCGAGCCCGCTGCGTCGACGGGGGCTCCGGCGCCCGCCGGGCTCATCGAGTTGGCCCACGTCCGGGTGCTCGCGGAGTTCGACGAGTCCGCCGGGCAGAACGCGGAGAGCATCGCGCTCGAACCGGACGGCGGCGCGGTCATCGGCATGATCAGCGCGCGGCAGGTCGTCCGGGTGAGGGGAGACGGCGGTACCGAGGTGCTGGTCACCATGCCGGTGCCCGCGGACGGCGGCGGCACCACACCGGTGGTCGGGTTCCCGCAGGTGACCGGGGTGGCGCGCGATCAAGGCGGCGCGGTGTTCTTCCTATACTCGGCAGGGCGGGGCGGGCTGACCGGCATCTGGCGACTGGCACCCGGGTCGACCGAGCCGGAGCTGATCGTCCCGATGCCGGCGGACACCATGCCCAACGCACTGCTCATCGACCAGCCCGGCGACCGCTTCCTCGTCACCGACTCGACCGGTGGACGGGTCTGGGAGGCTCCGCTGTCCGGGGGTGAACCGTCGGTCTGGAGTGCCGATCCCACCATCGCACCGTCCGGCTTCTTCGGCGCGAACGGCCTGAAGCTGCACGCAGGAGCGGTGTGGGTGAGCAACTACGACCTCGGCACGATCGTGCGCATCCCGGTCGAACAGTCGGGTGCGGCGGGCCCGGCCGCCGTGCACGCCACAGGCCTGACCGGCATCGACGACTTCGACTTCACCGGCCGGGGCGAGGAGATCCTCGCGGCGCTCAACGACACGAGCGAGCTCGTCGGTGTCGCGGCGGACGGCTCCCATCGGGTTCTGCTCGACGGTGACGACGGCCTCCAGGGCACGACGGCGGTGGTCGTCCGCGGGGACTCCGCGTTCATCACCAACGGCGCGCTCCGGGAGGGGGACCGACCGGCACTCCGGGTCGCCCGGCTCGTCGGAGGGTGA
- a CDS encoding DUF488 family protein, with product MVTIGVYGLDGESFLQRLREADVRVLLDVRQRRGVRGPEYAWANSRRLQAALARARIAYEHHPELAPTTELRRLQYAEDDRRGVGKRSRRELAAEYTRRYTAEILDGADLEPIVSALSSSGTGALLCVERDPEACHRSLIARRLTERHGVVIEHLRPS from the coding sequence ATGGTGACGATCGGCGTCTACGGCCTCGACGGCGAGTCCTTCCTGCAACGACTGCGGGAGGCGGACGTCCGCGTACTGCTCGACGTACGCCAGCGCCGCGGTGTCCGCGGACCGGAGTACGCCTGGGCGAACTCGCGGCGGCTACAGGCGGCCCTTGCCCGTGCCCGGATCGCCTACGAGCATCATCCGGAGCTCGCCCCGACCACCGAACTACGCCGGCTCCAGTACGCCGAGGACGACCGCCGAGGGGTCGGCAAGCGCTCGCGCCGCGAGCTCGCTGCCGAGTACACCCGCCGCTACACCGCTGAGATCCTCGACGGCGCCGACCTCGAACCGATCGTGTCGGCGCTGTCGAGCAGCGGGACCGGGGCGCTGCTCTGCGTCGAGCGCGACCCGGAGGCGTGCCACCGCTCGTTGATCGCCCGGCGGTTGACCGAGCGGCACGGCGTCGTGATCGAACACCTGCGCCCGTCGTGA
- a CDS encoding ABC transporter substrate-binding protein: protein MISSFTVRRVLVAAAVVLSAAACAPEPAAPPAGAGPSCEPGALPTLTAGTLTFGTDQPVYPPWYLDDDPASGKGFESAVAYAIADGLGYPRDKVTWVRVPFNASIQPGPKSYDLNLTEFSITPERAQAVDFSAPYYDVKQAVVALETGPAANAASIAELKTAKLGAQVGTTSYQAIIDQIAPASEPAVFNTNDDAKLALSNGQVDAIVVDLPTAFYITSAELEGAKIVGQLPLGGGTPEQFGAVLDKDSPLTACVSTVIEKLRSDGTLAELERQWLASAETAPELR, encoded by the coding sequence ATGATCTCCTCGTTCACGGTCCGGCGGGTGCTCGTGGCGGCCGCGGTCGTCCTCTCCGCCGCCGCCTGCGCGCCGGAGCCGGCGGCGCCCCCGGCGGGTGCCGGACCGTCCTGCGAGCCCGGCGCCCTCCCGACCCTCACGGCGGGCACCCTCACGTTCGGCACCGACCAGCCGGTCTACCCGCCGTGGTACCTCGACGACGACCCGGCGTCCGGCAAGGGCTTCGAGAGCGCCGTCGCGTACGCGATCGCCGACGGGCTCGGGTACCCGCGGGACAAGGTCACCTGGGTCCGGGTGCCGTTCAACGCATCGATCCAGCCCGGTCCGAAGTCCTACGACCTGAACCTCACCGAGTTCTCGATCACGCCGGAGCGGGCGCAGGCCGTTGACTTCTCGGCGCCCTACTACGACGTGAAGCAGGCGGTGGTCGCGCTGGAGACCGGCCCGGCGGCGAACGCCGCCTCGATCGCCGAGCTGAAGACGGCGAAGCTCGGCGCGCAGGTGGGCACCACCAGCTACCAGGCGATCATCGACCAGATCGCGCCTGCGAGCGAACCCGCGGTGTTCAACACCAACGACGACGCGAAGCTCGCCCTGTCCAACGGACAGGTCGACGCGATCGTCGTGGACCTGCCCACCGCCTTCTACATCACATCGGCGGAGCTGGAGGGCGCGAAGATCGTCGGACAGCTGCCGCTGGGTGGCGGCACGCCGGAGCAGTTCGGCGCCGTGCTGGACAAGGACAGCCCGCTGACGGCGTGCGTCTCGACGGTGATCGAGAAGCTCCGTTCGGACGGCACGCTCGCCGAGCTGGAGCGGCAGTGGCTCGCTTCGGCGGAGACGGCGCCCGAGCTGCGGTGA
- a CDS encoding nucleoside deaminase: protein MTPLASDEALVRRALEVAATATASGDVPIGAVVVDAAGRELAAACNAREALGDPTAHAEVLALRAAARVAGEWRLEGCTVAVTVEPCTMCAGALGLARVRRVVFGAWEPKTGAVGSLWDVLRDRRLNHRPEVVGGVLEAECAAVLEAFFTLHRG from the coding sequence GTGACTCCGCTCGCCTCCGACGAGGCGCTCGTGCGGCGTGCGCTCGAGGTGGCAGCGACTGCAACCGCCAGCGGTGACGTCCCGATCGGTGCGGTCGTCGTCGACGCCGCGGGCCGCGAGCTGGCCGCCGCCTGCAACGCGCGCGAGGCCCTCGGCGACCCCACCGCGCACGCCGAGGTGCTCGCCCTGCGCGCGGCAGCACGCGTCGCAGGGGAGTGGCGGCTGGAGGGCTGCACGGTCGCGGTGACCGTCGAGCCGTGCACGATGTGCGCGGGTGCGCTCGGGCTGGCCCGGGTTCGGCGGGTCGTATTCGGGGCGTGGGAACCGAAGACCGGCGCCGTCGGCTCGCTGTGGGACGTGCTGCGCGACCGGCGGCTGAACCACCGCCCCGAGGTGGTGGGTGGCGTGCTGGAGGCCGAGTGCGCCGCGGTGCTGGAGGCGTTCTTCACGCTCCACCGCGGTTAG
- a CDS encoding amino acid ABC transporter ATP-binding protein, producing MTPVLDVRGLVKRYGDATVLDHVDLTVGEHQVVTVIGSSGSGKSTLLRCVDLLEEIDDGQVLLDGVDVSDPRADTAAAQRRMAIVFQAFNLFPHMTAVQNVALAPRVVHGLSAAEADERARELLDRVGLADRAASHPDRLSGGQQQRVAIARALAVRPRLLLLDEITSALDPELVGEVLAIVRGLAADGVTILMATHEMGFARNVSDRVCFLDGGRVLESGPPAQVLGDPVQERTRQFLSRVIAAGRLG from the coding sequence ATGACCCCGGTCCTCGACGTGCGCGGCCTCGTCAAGCGCTACGGCGACGCCACCGTGCTCGACCACGTCGATCTCACGGTCGGCGAGCACCAGGTGGTCACGGTGATCGGCTCGTCGGGCTCCGGGAAGTCGACTCTCCTGCGCTGCGTCGACCTGCTCGAGGAGATCGACGACGGCCAGGTGCTGCTGGACGGCGTCGACGTCTCGGACCCGCGGGCCGACACGGCGGCGGCCCAGCGGCGGATGGCGATCGTGTTCCAGGCGTTCAACCTGTTCCCGCACATGACGGCGGTGCAGAACGTCGCGCTCGCCCCGCGCGTGGTGCACGGCCTGTCCGCCGCGGAGGCCGACGAGCGGGCCCGCGAGCTGCTGGACCGGGTGGGACTCGCCGACCGGGCCGCGTCCCACCCCGACCGGCTCTCGGGTGGCCAGCAGCAGCGCGTGGCGATCGCCCGCGCGCTCGCGGTCCGCCCGCGCCTCCTGCTGCTCGACGAGATCACCTCCGCCCTCGACCCGGAGCTGGTCGGCGAGGTGCTCGCGATCGTCCGCGGGCTCGCCGCCGACGGCGTCACGATCCTCATGGCGACGCACGAGATGGGCTTCGCCCGCAACGTGTCCGACCGGGTCTGCTTCCTCGACGGCGGCCGCGTGCTGGAGTCCGGCCCACCGGCCCAGGTGCTCGGCGACCCCGTCCAGGAGCGCACGCGGCAGTTCCTGTCTCGCGTGATCGCCGCAGGACGGCTGGGGTAG
- a CDS encoding AraC family transcriptional regulator, with protein MDVLDDLLACTRARGGVFNLTILDRPWGLDIRDQAQLALATLVRGSGWIIRGELDPVRLQERDVAVLAGPEPYVVVDDPDTKPQLRIHPGGVCEALPGAPVDYSARLGVRTHGGRPEGEVMAVSGTYQLEGDVSRRLLAALPPVLVVPAGDVAGPVMDMVLGEIQRDEPGQQSVLDRWLDLALIVTLRAWFARPESHVPGWYRAQSDPVAGLALRLLHEDPAYRWSVAELADRTGVSRASLARRFAALVGEAPMAYLTGWRITLAADLLRETNDTVESIARRVGYANAFALSVAFKRVRGLSPTAHRRSTAA; from the coding sequence GTGGACGTCCTCGACGATTTGCTCGCGTGCACCCGGGCTCGGGGCGGGGTGTTCAACCTGACCATCCTGGACCGACCGTGGGGCCTGGACATCCGCGACCAGGCGCAGCTCGCCCTGGCCACACTCGTTCGCGGCTCCGGCTGGATCATCCGCGGAGAGCTGGACCCGGTCCGGCTCCAGGAGCGCGACGTCGCGGTACTGGCCGGCCCCGAGCCGTACGTCGTGGTCGATGATCCGGACACCAAACCGCAGCTGCGCATCCATCCCGGCGGCGTCTGCGAAGCGCTGCCGGGGGCGCCCGTCGACTACAGCGCCCGGCTCGGCGTCCGAACCCACGGCGGCCGACCCGAGGGCGAGGTGATGGCGGTCAGCGGCACCTACCAGCTCGAAGGCGACGTCAGCCGCCGGCTGCTCGCCGCGCTGCCGCCGGTGCTGGTGGTGCCGGCCGGCGACGTCGCCGGGCCCGTGATGGACATGGTGCTCGGCGAGATCCAGCGCGACGAGCCCGGCCAGCAGAGCGTGCTCGACCGCTGGCTCGATCTCGCCCTGATCGTCACCCTGCGCGCGTGGTTCGCCCGGCCCGAGTCGCACGTGCCCGGTTGGTACCGGGCGCAGAGCGATCCGGTGGCAGGCCTGGCGTTGCGGCTGCTGCACGAGGACCCGGCGTACCGGTGGAGCGTCGCCGAGCTCGCCGATCGGACCGGTGTCTCCCGAGCCAGCCTGGCGCGGCGGTTCGCCGCCCTGGTCGGCGAGGCCCCGATGGCCTACCTGACCGGCTGGCGGATCACGCTGGCCGCGGACCTGCTGCGCGAGACGAACGACACGGTGGAGTCCATCGCCCGCCGGGTCGGCTACGCCAACGCCTTCGCCCTCTCAGTCGCATTCAAACGCGTCCGCGGACTCAGCCCGACCGCCCACCGCCGAAGCACAGCCGCCTGA
- a CDS encoding amino acid ABC transporter permease yields MILSPLARERFAYRRSRARRSTLVALASTVVFAGAVVVAVTSAPGWPRVQETFLDVRIGWESLPAIAAGLWLNVRVLVVAELGVLVLGLLIAVLRTLRGPVFFPLRALATGYVDLFRGVPLLIALYLIGFGLPALRLQGVPNDTAVLGTITLILIYSAYVAEVFRAGIESVHPSQRAAARSLGLSYRQSMRLVILPQAVRRVLPPLLNDFVALQKDVGLISVLGAVDAIRAAQIASARSFDFTPYVVAALLFVLLAVPTGRIADAVAARASRRQGLA; encoded by the coding sequence GTGATCCTTTCACCACTCGCCCGCGAGCGGTTCGCCTACCGCCGCTCGCGGGCCCGGCGCTCCACCCTGGTCGCCCTCGCCTCGACCGTCGTGTTCGCGGGAGCGGTCGTGGTCGCGGTGACCAGCGCGCCGGGCTGGCCCCGCGTCCAGGAGACGTTCCTCGACGTGCGGATCGGCTGGGAGTCGCTGCCGGCCATCGCGGCGGGTCTGTGGCTGAACGTCCGGGTGCTCGTGGTGGCCGAGCTCGGGGTGCTCGTGCTCGGGCTGCTGATCGCGGTGCTGCGCACACTGCGCGGCCCGGTGTTCTTCCCGCTGCGCGCGCTGGCCACCGGCTACGTCGACCTGTTCCGCGGCGTGCCGCTGCTGATCGCGCTCTACCTGATCGGCTTCGGCCTGCCCGCGCTGCGCCTGCAGGGCGTCCCGAACGACACCGCGGTGCTCGGCACGATCACGCTGATCCTGATCTACTCCGCCTACGTGGCGGAGGTTTTCCGGGCGGGCATCGAGTCGGTGCACCCGTCGCAGCGCGCCGCGGCCCGCTCGCTCGGCCTGTCGTACCGCCAGTCGATGCGGCTGGTGATCCTCCCGCAGGCCGTCCGGCGGGTGCTGCCGCCGCTGCTCAACGACTTCGTGGCCCTGCAGAAGGACGTCGGGCTGATCTCGGTGCTCGGCGCCGTCGACGCGATCCGAGCCGCGCAGATCGCGTCGGCACGCAGCTTCGACTTCACCCCCTACGTCGTGGCGGCGCTGCTGTTCGTGCTGCTCGCGGTGCCCACCGGGCGCATCGCAGACGCCGTGGCGGCGCGGGCGAGCCGGCGGCAGGGGCTCGCATGA
- a CDS encoding DUF1772 domain-containing protein: MDTVSTLSLVLATLTMGLVTGAFVVFWHTIMPGLATTDDRTFVSAFQSIDKAIINPWFMITGFMGALVFTLIAAFAQFGRPTFLWIAVALVLYAIVFVITIAVNVPLNDAIKAAGLPDDPAELAAIREAFDEARWRAWNLVRVIAGVVAFASLTWALVLHGRTVVG; this comes from the coding sequence ATGGACACGGTGAGCACGCTGTCGCTGGTCTTGGCGACGCTGACGATGGGCCTGGTCACCGGCGCCTTCGTCGTGTTCTGGCACACGATCATGCCCGGCCTCGCCACGACCGACGACCGCACGTTCGTCAGCGCGTTCCAGTCGATCGACAAGGCGATCATCAACCCGTGGTTCATGATCACTGGCTTCATGGGCGCACTTGTCTTCACGCTCATCGCGGCGTTCGCCCAGTTCGGCCGTCCCACCTTCCTGTGGATCGCGGTCGCGCTCGTGCTCTACGCGATCGTCTTCGTGATCACGATCGCGGTCAACGTGCCGCTCAACGATGCGATCAAGGCGGCGGGCCTGCCCGATGACCCCGCCGAGCTCGCCGCGATCAGGGAGGCGTTCGACGAGGCCAGGTGGCGGGCGTGGAACCTCGTGCGTGTGATCGCCGGCGTCGTCGCCTTCGCGAGCCTGACCTGGGCGCTGGTCTTGCACGGGCGCACCGTGGTGGGCTAG
- a CDS encoding helix-turn-helix transcriptional regulator — protein sequence MRADRLVSLVLLLRRHGRLTADTLARELEVSTRTVLRDIEALSAAGVPVYAERGRHGGFALLPGFRTELTGLNHDEALALLAAGSARGEPVFGLGSALASAMRKVVDALPEGHRATASDAAQRFLVEPETDLLSRRVVGEEVPDTAMIEVRRAVLAGHKLRIHYAATGETPQWRTVDPIGLVTVRDRGYLLATRSGADRTYRLSRVLAAEELPEPTQRPDRVDLGRVWRERCAQFLSSGHIPVLVRVNPARREDLLSTAVAVRAEEPDADGRLRLEVTFQDSWHAEWALWQLGMDAEALAPQSLRTSLRDRAAAIAACYGSPA from the coding sequence GTGCGCGCCGACCGGCTGGTCTCGCTGGTGCTGCTGCTGCGCCGGCACGGCCGGCTGACCGCCGACACGCTGGCCCGCGAGCTGGAGGTGTCCACCCGCACCGTGCTGCGCGACATCGAGGCGCTGTCCGCAGCCGGCGTCCCGGTCTACGCCGAACGGGGCCGGCACGGCGGTTTCGCGTTGTTGCCCGGTTTCCGGACCGAGCTCACCGGGCTGAACCACGACGAGGCCCTCGCCCTGCTGGCCGCCGGATCGGCGCGGGGCGAGCCGGTGTTCGGCCTCGGCTCGGCGCTCGCTTCGGCCATGCGCAAGGTCGTCGACGCGCTGCCCGAAGGCCATCGGGCCACCGCGAGCGACGCGGCCCAGCGGTTCCTCGTCGAGCCGGAGACAGATCTGCTCTCCCGCCGGGTGGTCGGTGAGGAGGTGCCGGACACGGCGATGATCGAGGTCCGGCGGGCCGTGCTCGCCGGGCACAAGCTGCGCATCCACTACGCGGCCACCGGCGAGACCCCGCAGTGGCGCACGGTGGACCCCATCGGCCTGGTCACCGTTCGCGACCGCGGCTACCTGCTGGCCACGAGATCCGGCGCGGACCGCACCTACCGGCTGTCGCGGGTGCTGGCGGCCGAGGAGCTCCCCGAACCGACGCAGCGACCGGACCGGGTCGACCTGGGCCGGGTGTGGCGGGAACGCTGCGCGCAGTTCCTGTCGAGCGGCCACATCCCCGTGCTGGTACGGGTGAACCCGGCGCGGCGGGAAGACCTGCTGAGCACCGCGGTGGCCGTCCGCGCCGAGGAACCCGACGCAGACGGCCGGCTGCGGCTGGAGGTGACCTTCCAGGACTCCTGGCACGCCGAATGGGCGCTGTGGCAGCTGGGCATGGACGCTGAAGCCCTGGCGCCGCAGTCGTTGCGCACCTCCCTGCGCGACCGCGCTGCCGCGATCGCCGCCTGCTACGGATCCCCGGCGTGA
- a CDS encoding RidA family protein produces the protein MERTAVNPVTWSTEMGFNQGEIVSGHTRTLYCSGQTAMSGDGKPQHDGDMAAQLALSLDNLEGVLGEACMSLANLVRLNVYTTDVDLLFQHYGVLASRLGAAGVAPTTTMLGVARLAIPVLMVELEGTAVA, from the coding sequence GTGGAACGAACGGCCGTCAACCCGGTGACCTGGTCGACGGAAATGGGGTTCAACCAGGGTGAGATCGTCTCCGGGCACACCCGGACCCTCTACTGCTCCGGGCAGACCGCGATGAGCGGCGACGGCAAGCCCCAGCACGACGGCGACATGGCCGCGCAGCTGGCGCTGAGCCTCGACAACCTGGAGGGCGTGCTCGGCGAGGCCTGCATGTCACTCGCGAACCTCGTCCGGCTCAACGTCTACACCACCGACGTCGACCTGCTCTTCCAGCACTACGGCGTGCTGGCGTCGCGGCTGGGCGCCGCCGGGGTGGCGCCGACCACCACGATGCTCGGGGTGGCGCGGCTGGCGATCCCCGTCCTGATGGTCGAGCTCGAGGGGACCGCCGTCGCGTGA
- a CDS encoding NAD(P)H-binding protein, translating to MTTSPILILGGKGKTGRRVVAQLEAKGAPVRLASRSSEQRFDWYDDSTWPGIVSGAHTAYLAPPVGPTGLAQACRFVSHAAENGLRRVVLLSGRGVGSPGREFAVYQSSLELEHAVKDSGADWTIVRPAWFMQGFSEDFLHEYVMAGEIRVSAGTGAEAWIDTEDVGDVMAAVLLDERHTGQAYSLSGPRTLTMTEVADELTTATGRQIRYVDLEPDEHVAELTGIGLPREDAEAVRDLFAVIRNHRSEYISHGVEEVLGRAPRDFTDWARSTAQAGAWSA from the coding sequence ATGACTACTTCACCGATTCTCATCCTGGGCGGTAAAGGCAAGACCGGGCGCCGCGTCGTCGCGCAGCTGGAGGCGAAGGGAGCACCGGTCCGGCTGGCGTCACGATCGAGCGAGCAACGGTTCGACTGGTACGACGACAGCACGTGGCCCGGCATCGTTTCCGGGGCCCACACGGCCTACCTGGCGCCGCCGGTCGGGCCGACGGGCCTGGCCCAGGCCTGCCGGTTCGTCTCGCACGCCGCCGAGAACGGCCTGCGGCGGGTGGTGCTGCTGTCCGGCCGCGGTGTCGGCAGTCCCGGGCGCGAGTTCGCCGTCTACCAGAGCAGCCTCGAACTGGAGCACGCCGTCAAGGACAGCGGCGCAGACTGGACCATCGTCCGGCCGGCCTGGTTCATGCAGGGCTTCAGCGAGGACTTCCTGCACGAGTACGTGATGGCGGGCGAGATCAGGGTCTCCGCCGGCACCGGCGCCGAGGCGTGGATCGACACCGAGGACGTCGGTGACGTGATGGCCGCCGTCCTGCTCGACGAGCGGCACACCGGCCAGGCCTACTCGCTGTCCGGGCCGCGCACCCTCACCATGACCGAGGTCGCCGACGAGTTGACGACCGCCACCGGCCGGCAGATCCGCTACGTCGACCTCGAACCGGACGAGCACGTCGCCGAGCTGACGGGCATCGGCTTGCCCCGGGAGGACGCGGAAGCCGTGCGCGATCTGTTCGCCGTGATCCGCAACCACCGTTCCGAGTACATCTCCCACGGTGTCGAGGAAGTCCTCGGCCGCGCTCCCCGCGACTTCACCGACTGGGCCAGGTCCACGGCACAGGCAGGGGCGTGGTCGGCCTGA